One Vigna unguiculata cultivar IT97K-499-35 chromosome 11, ASM411807v1, whole genome shotgun sequence DNA window includes the following coding sequences:
- the LOC114168655 gene encoding RNA-binding protein 48 isoform X2, producing MNPELGCGDDLLQLFSSYGEVEECKPMDAEDCEKYTDVYWIKFRLVSNARFAKRKLDDFVFFGNKLQVSYATQFESPSDTQDKLEGRRREVLARLNPRRSKETPATSSNAMITSNVNSAQHLDSNAWDVEFKGGSGSGNFPTRISSNEDYFASPSMNRTVNFVRDKLDKIRSSGEHTQAGSASKKQRVDNRRRI from the exons ATGAATCCAG AATTAGGATGTGGGGATGATTTGCTGCAACTTTTTTCATCCTATGGAGAAGTCGAGGA GTGTAAGCCCATGGATGCAGAAGACTGTGAGAAATACACTGATGTCTATTGGATCAAATTCCGCCTTGTCAGCAATGCTAG gtttgcaaaaagaaaattggatgattttgttttcttcgGGAATAAACTGCAGGTTTCATATGCAACCCAATTCGAGAGCCCATCAGACACACAAGATAAGTTAGAGGGAAGAAGAAGGGAGGTTTTAGCGCGATTGAACC CTAGAAGATCTAAAGAGACCCCAGCCACAAGCTCTAATGCTATGATTACATCAAATGTCAATAGTGCACAACATTTAGATTCTAATGCTTG GGATGTAGAATTCAAAGGAGGTTCGGGCAGTGGTAATTTTCCAACAAGGATTTCCTCTAATGAG GATTATTTTGCTTCACCGTCCATGAATCGAACAGTAAATTTTGTACGGGATAAGCTTGATAAG ATTCGATCAAGTGGTGAGCATACACAAGCTGGATCTGCGTCCAAGAAACAACGGGTTGATAACAGGAGGAGAATTTAA
- the LOC114168655 gene encoding RNA-binding protein 48 isoform X1, translated as MPRYKDESPAVRVYTVCDESRYLIVRNVPELGCGDDLLQLFSSYGEVEECKPMDAEDCEKYTDVYWIKFRLVSNARFAKRKLDDFVFFGNKLQVSYATQFESPSDTQDKLEGRRREVLARLNPRRSKETPATSSNAMITSNVNSAQHLDSNAWDVEFKGGSGSGNFPTRISSNEDYFASPSMNRTVNFVRDKLDKIRSSGEHTQAGSASKKQRVDNRRRI; from the exons ATGCCTCGTTACAAGGACGAGTCCCCTGCAGTTCGGGTTTACACTGTCTGTGATGAATCCAG ATATTTGATTGTGAGGAACGTTCCAGAATTAGGATGTGGGGATGATTTGCTGCAACTTTTTTCATCCTATGGAGAAGTCGAGGA GTGTAAGCCCATGGATGCAGAAGACTGTGAGAAATACACTGATGTCTATTGGATCAAATTCCGCCTTGTCAGCAATGCTAG gtttgcaaaaagaaaattggatgattttgttttcttcgGGAATAAACTGCAGGTTTCATATGCAACCCAATTCGAGAGCCCATCAGACACACAAGATAAGTTAGAGGGAAGAAGAAGGGAGGTTTTAGCGCGATTGAACC CTAGAAGATCTAAAGAGACCCCAGCCACAAGCTCTAATGCTATGATTACATCAAATGTCAATAGTGCACAACATTTAGATTCTAATGCTTG GGATGTAGAATTCAAAGGAGGTTCGGGCAGTGGTAATTTTCCAACAAGGATTTCCTCTAATGAG GATTATTTTGCTTCACCGTCCATGAATCGAACAGTAAATTTTGTACGGGATAAGCTTGATAAG ATTCGATCAAGTGGTGAGCATACACAAGCTGGATCTGCGTCCAAGAAACAACGGGTTGATAACAGGAGGAGAATTTAA